A stretch of DNA from Aspergillus flavus chromosome 3, complete sequence:
GGTTTTTGCGTGATCGAGTGTACATCGCCGATAGAAGTTTCTCTTGAATCAGCCTGTAGAGCTTCCACGTAATGATTACAAATATTGTGTAAAATGTCTTTAACAGACTCATCGTCGGATATTGAGTACTGAACGGCCATAGGCCCTTGAATGATGAAGATTCGCTGGACGTCCTGTCCAATTACCGCCTCCACATCTTCGGATTGCCACAATGAGTCTTTTTTAAACCAGGTCTCAAAACGCTCATCCAACCTGGGGATGAATGGTACGGGCTTGATGTCACGTCGGCTGAACAAATGCATTAGAAGAGAGACATCTTCTGGATAAAGCGTGCGGTATGCCTTATCCTTCAGGCTCTTTTCCACCCGGGCGATGATGTCGAGTGGATATTCACCGGGGTTGTCAATAGCGCATTGGAATCGTTCTCGAAGCAGATGAACGAAGTCCAACAGTAATATTCGATATGATGGATCTACCCATCGCTTCTGGTGGGAAACATACGTGAGATCGCACAGACGTCGGAGAACCTCGAGGTAGGTCAtgtcctccagctccacaTTCTGTCCGTGTCCGTCAACGGCAAACCAGGGACGGGCAAAGTCTGCATTAAGACGGCTCACAATTTCTTGTCGGTGGTTGCGCAGATATTCTAAGCGCTTAGAAGTGTCTTTGATTGAAAACACCCGGTTGTCGAGTTCTTTCCACAGCATCACTCCGCGAGTAGCTAGAACGTGGATAGGTTGACCGAATTCCGAGTTGACCGTCACTACGCCTCCGGTAGGCTCATCGAAAGACTTGTGCCAATCTGCATCTCCCACGCCTTGCGCATCTATAATCAGGCGTTTTGCCTGGGCTGACGTATGGGCTTCCCGAGCCACCATCATGCGACTGCCGAGCAACACTCCGTCGAAGGGCATGCATGGATAGCCAAAGGCCTGGGCCCATTGGCCCGTGAGGTAGGGAAACGTGTCCGGGCCTCCACCGAATCCACTACCTACAATGAGGAGAATATTCGGACATGATCGGATTTGAGCGTAGGTTGCCAGAATAGGTCCATGGAAGTCTTCCCAGGAATGATGTCCTCCCCCTCGTCCTGCGGTCCATTGCAACCCGATCAAAAAGCTAGGATGGGCACGCGCGATCTGTATGACTTGGTGAATGGCTTCGAAAGACCCAGGCTTGAATGAGATGTGCTTGAGTCCGATGGACTGTACACATTCTTGGACTACCTCCGGAGAAGGGATGCCGGCGCCGATGGTGATTCCTTCCACGGGAACTCCCTGGCGCACCAGATCCTTGATGACAGAGATCTGCCAGGAAAAAGTCGTAGGCTTGGCGTAGAGGAGATTGCAGGTGATGCCATGATCTGCTGGGATGGCAGTTGCCAGGCGCCGAATCTCGGCCTCGAACTGGCGCTCTGCGTGGTAGCCACCTCCAGCTAGTTCGACGTGGTATCCAGCTTGAGCAACGGCAGCGACAAAGTCCCAGCGCACCGTAGTAGGTGTCATTCCGGCTACCATCACAGGAGGCTTCCCAAGCAGTGTTGTCATTCGATTGTGCAATTTAGCTGCGCCGTGGACATTGGCATGAAGTTGTAAGCCAAACTCGGCCTCCCAGTTCACTGCCGCCAGATGGCCTCCAACGGGTTTTGGTCCCGATTGAGTAGTCAACTGGATCACTGATACACCCGTTCCTTGTGTGAGCTCCTGAATAAGACTGCATGTTTGTCCAGGTCCAAAGTCCAACACGTGCGTTGCGTTCAAGCCCCGGCAAACCAGCGGCCAGTCCAATTGGTCCACGGTAATAGCGCGGATAAGAGTCGGGATTAGCTGATGTGGTTGTAGTTCTTGTAGGTTGCTCCCAGTGCCCGTGTGATAGAGGGGGATTTTGATGGAATGGAGAGCCAACGAAGCAGAGCTCAAAGCCTCGATAACGCGACCTTGAACACCGTCCAAGTACGGTGTGTGAAATGGTGCGGATATaggaagaaataatatatccACCATAGGCTTTCGGTTGCGGAACAGGATACGCGACTGGTCGAGGTCATTGTCTGCTCTGATCCGTCGGACATGAAGACAGACGGCCCATAAGGATTGAGGTGGACCCGCTAAGACGAACTTTTCGTGGGAGTTAACCAGGGCCAAATGAACCCATCGGTTGCATTCTCCGAGTCCCTTGTTGACGTGCTCAATTACTCGCTCAACTTGGGAGCGGGAGAGCCCGGAGACACTTAGCATCGAGGAAAGAAGGCCCTCGCCATGTTCGATGCAATCTTGGATCATGGCATCCGAGACGGCGGAGGATGGAGTGGAGAGGTAAGCCTCGAGTCCAATCCAGAAAGAGATCTGGAGCACCGTCCTGCAGGCGTCATAAAAGGTTGGCCAGCTCTCGGCTTGGGTGATGGCCACCGCCGCCAATATGCCTTGGGAATGCCCCGTGGAACTATGAAGGAGGGATCGAAACTGCCCAGGATCAAGTTCAAGCTCTCGACAAGTTGCACAATAGAGCGCTAGGCTAAGTAACGTATTTAAGGGAAAGCTTCGTGGTGACAGGGCAAGAACTTCTTTGCTAGGAGCAACCTCCGGTGTGGTCAGCCATTGTCGGAGGTCGAAACCCCAGGGTTCGTGGACGTCTATTGCAGCAGGGGAAGATGCCAGCTGCGAAAGCGTGTTGGATGCCACGTCTAGTAGCTCATCCAGATCTGGGCCATACCGCTTGTATAACTCCTGTAGACCTTTTAACACATCCAGATTGTTAGATCCTTGACCTCCAAAAGCAGCGCAGATCCGGGCAGCGCCTCTCTGCGCGGCCTGGATGGGGATTGACTCATGTTCCCTACCAACGGAACCCATCCTTAGACGCAAACAATCACCTTAGAGTGAAGCTATAGTAGTCAAAGGGGAGTATGTAAACTTTTACCAGgacaagggagaaagaaaagagatttTGAGGCCTCCAACCTTCGGCCTAGTCTGTCTGGTGCACATGATGTGCACAGCTTGGCTGACATTCTTGACAAGCCGAGGCGTCTTCCTTTCAGCTCAGCGACGAGAGTCGGGATTCGGGGTTCGGGCTGCAACGTATCATTGCCCGGTGATCAACTTAGGTGTTCGAGCATTGAACCGATACTAATTTTATATGAGCGCTACTATTTCACGGCTATTAAAGCATTCCTATCTTATTCCAGC
This window harbors:
- the aflB gene encoding fatty acid synthase beta subunit (aflB) — encoded protein: MGSVGREHESIPIQAAQRGAARICAAFGGQGSNNLDVLKGLQELYKRYGPDLDELLDVASNTLSQLASSPAAIDVHEPWGFDLRQWLTTPEVAPSKEVLALSPRSFPLNTLLSLALYCATCRELELDPGQFRSLLHSSTGHSQGILAAVAITQAESWPTFYDACRTVLQISFWIGLEAYLSTPSSAVSDAMIQDCIEHGEGLLSSMLSVSGLSRSQVERVIEHVNKGLGECNRWVHLALVNSHEKFVLAGPPQSLWAVCLHVRRIRADNDLDQSRILFRNRKPMVDILFLPISAPFHTPYLDGVQGRVIEALSSASLALHSIKIPLYHTGTGSNLQELQPHQLIPTLIRAITVDQLDWPLVCRGLNATHVLDFGPGQTCSLIQELTQGTGVSVIQLTTQSGPKPVGGHLAAVNWEAEFGLQLHANVHGAAKLHNRMTTLLGKPPVMVAGMTPTTVRWDFVAAVAQAGYHVELAGGGYHAERQFEAEIRRLATAIPADHGITCNLLYAKPTTFSWQISVIKDLVRQGVPVEGITIGAGIPSPEVVQECVQSIGLKHISFKPGSFEAIHQVIQIARAHPSFLIGLQWTAGRGGGHHSWEDFHGPILATYAQIRSCPNILLIVGSGFGGGPDTFPYLTGQWAQAFGYPCMPFDGVLLGSRMMVAREAHTSAQAKRLIIDAQGVGDADWHKSFDEPTGGVVTVNSEFGQPIHVLATRGVMLWKELDNRVFSIKDTSKRLEYLRNHRQEIVSRLNADFARPWFAVDGHGQNVELEDMTYLEVLRRLCDLTYVSHQKRWVDPSYRILLLDFVHLLRERFQCAIDNPGEYPLDIIARVEKSLKDKAYRTLYPEDVSLLMHLFSRRDIKPVPFIPRLDERFETWFKKDSLWQSEDVEAVIGQDVQRIFIIQGPMAVQYSISDDESVKDILHNICNHYVEALQADSRETSIGDVHSITQKPLSAFPGLKVTTNRVQGLYKFEKVGAVPEMDVLFEHIVGLSKSWARTCLMSKSVFRDGSRLHNPIRAALQLQRGDTIEVLLTADSEIRKIRLISPTGDGKSTSKVVLEIVSNDGQRVFATLAPNIPLSPEPTVVFCFKVDQKPNEWTLEEDSSGRAERIKALYMSLWNLGFPNKASVLGLNSQFTGEELMITTDKIRDFERVLRQTSPLQLQSWNPQGCVPIDYCVVIAWSALTKPLMVSALKCDLLDLLHSAISFHYAPSVKPLRVGDIVKTSSRILAVSVRPRGTMLTVSADIQRQGQHVVTVKSDFFLGGPVLACETPFELTEEPEMVVHVDSEVRRAILHSRKWLMREDRAIDLLGRQLLFRLKSEKLFRPDGQLALLQVTGSVFTYSPDGSTTAFGRVYFESESCTGNVVMDFLYRYGAPRAQLLELQHPGWTGTSTVAVRGPRRSQSYARVSLDHNPIHVCPAFARYAGLSGPIVHGMETSAMMRRIAEWAIGDADRSRFRSWHITLQAPVHPNDPLRVELQHKAMEDGKMVLKVQAFNERTEERVAEADAHVEQETTAYVFCGQGSQRQGMGMDLYVNCPEAKALWARADKHLWEKYGFSILHIVQNNPPALTVHFGSQRGRRIRANYLRMMGQPPIDGRHPPILKGLTRNSTSYTFSYSQGLLMSTQFAQPALALMEMAQFEWLKAQGVAQKGARFAGHSLGEYAALGACASFLSFEDLISLIFYRGLKMQNALPRDANGHTDYGMLAADPSRIGKGFEEASLKCLVHIIQQETGWFVEVVNYNINSQQYVCAGHFRALWMLGKICDDLSCHPQPETVEGQELRAMVWKHVPTVEQVSRENRMERGRATIPLPGIDIPYHSTMLRGEIEPYREYLSERIKVGDVKPCELVGRWIPNVVGQPFSVDKSYVQLVHGITGSPRLHSLLQQMA